In a single window of the Bacteroidota bacterium genome:
- a CDS encoding ABC transporter ATP-binding protein encodes MSKSVTGKAVDLFLLKRVLKYVKPYNRTFFLTCFTTILLAVLAPLRPWLIKYTFDNFILLSNASGLLTMTLIMTALLFVEAIVQYNNTFMANWLGQTVIKDLRVDVYKHLLSFKLKYFDRTPIGTLVTRSISDIETIADIFSEGLLVIIGDLLKIFVIVGVMFFLNIKLTLISLSVLPVLIFSAWVFKNAIKSAFQDVRTQVANLNAFVQEHITGMSIVQIFNREETEMDKFKHINMRHRDANIRSVWHYSVFLPVVEILSAVSIGLLIWWGANSIIRQVEGVTLGTLTAFILFLHMLFRPIRELADKFNVLQMGMVSSERVFKVMDTHAYIQDTGTNSMDKVQGNIEFNNVWFAYNEEDYVLKGVSFTAKKGETLALIGSTGSGKTSIINVLGRFYEYQKGQILVDNQELKDYKISSIRDNIAVVLQDVFLFSGSVLNNITLNNPDITRDEVIEAAKIVGAHDFIIKLPGGYDFNVMERGGMLSVGQRQLISFIRAYVYNPKILILDEATSSVDTGSEQLIQYAIDKITENRTSIIIAHRLATVQKADKIIVLSQGQIVESGSHQELLKIDGQYRKLFELQFKGTYND; translated from the coding sequence ATGAGTAAAAGCGTTACTGGGAAAGCAGTAGATTTATTCCTGCTAAAAAGGGTGTTGAAATATGTAAAACCATACAATAGAACTTTTTTCCTTACTTGTTTTACTACAATTTTACTTGCTGTTTTAGCGCCTTTAAGACCATGGTTAATTAAATATACTTTTGATAATTTTATTTTACTTTCCAATGCCTCTGGTTTATTGACAATGACGCTAATTATGACTGCATTGCTGTTTGTAGAGGCAATTGTTCAATACAACAATACCTTTATGGCAAACTGGCTTGGGCAAACAGTTATAAAGGATTTAAGGGTAGATGTTTACAAACACCTTTTGAGTTTCAAATTAAAGTATTTTGATAGAACTCCAATAGGAACATTGGTAACACGCTCAATTTCTGATATTGAAACTATAGCTGATATTTTCTCCGAAGGTCTTTTGGTAATTATTGGTGACTTATTAAAGATCTTTGTAATTGTAGGGGTAATGTTTTTTCTCAATATTAAACTAACACTGATTAGTTTATCCGTGCTGCCTGTATTGATATTCAGTGCATGGGTTTTTAAAAATGCTATTAAATCTGCTTTTCAGGATGTAAGGACTCAGGTTGCAAATCTCAATGCATTTGTTCAGGAACATATTACAGGAATGAGCATTGTTCAAATATTCAATAGGGAAGAAACTGAGATGGACAAGTTTAAACACATCAATATGCGTCATCGTGATGCCAATATTAGATCTGTTTGGCATTATTCCGTGTTTTTGCCTGTTGTTGAAATTCTTTCCGCAGTTTCCATTGGTTTACTTATTTGGTGGGGAGCAAACTCGATTATTCGACAAGTAGAGGGTGTTACACTGGGAACATTAACGGCATTCATACTTTTCCTGCACATGCTTTTTAGGCCTATCCGTGAACTTGCTGATAAATTCAATGTCCTTCAAATGGGAATGGTAAGTTCCGAGCGGGTTTTTAAAGTGATGGATACTCACGCATATATTCAGGATACCGGTACAAATAGTATGGATAAGGTGCAGGGAAACATTGAATTTAATAATGTGTGGTTTGCATACAATGAGGAAGATTATGTTTTAAAGGGTGTTTCCTTTACCGCTAAAAAGGGAGAAACCCTTGCTTTGATTGGTTCTACAGGCTCAGGAAAAACATCCATTATAAATGTGCTTGGAAGGTTTTATGAATACCAGAAAGGCCAAATATTGGTTGATAATCAGGAACTAAAGGATTACAAGATTAGTTCAATCAGAGACAATATTGCTGTGGTATTACAGGATGTTTTTCTTTTTTCAGGTTCTGTTTTAAATAACATTACATTGAATAATCCGGATATAACCAGGGATGAGGTAATAGAAGCGGCCAAAATTGTAGGTGCTCATGATTTTATTATTAAACTCCCTGGTGGATATGATTTTAATGTAATGGAAAGGGGAGGAATGCTTTCAGTTGGTCAAAGGCAATTAATTTCCTTTATCAGGGCTTATGTTTACAATCCAAAAATATTGATTCTTGATGAGGCTACCTCCTCGGTTGATACAGGATCCGAACAGCTTATTCAATACGCTATTGATAAAATTACAGAAAATAGAACTTCCATAATAATTGCACACCGGCTTGCTACCGTGCAAAAGGCAGATAAAATTATAGTACTCTCCCAGGGGCAAATTGTAGAATCGGGAAGCCATCAAGAATTACTTAAAATTGATGGGCAATACAGAAAATTATTTGAACTTCAATTTAAAGGAACCTATAATGATTGA
- the truA gene encoding tRNA pseudouridine(38-40) synthase TruA: MQRYFIQLAYKGTRYHGWQIQQNAHSVQAELNNAMTLIFEEKIESTGCGRTDTGVHARDFYAHFDAERADLIHPDFTFKLNRLLPKDIAIKKIVKVVEHSHARYDAVSRTYKYYIVQKKDPFNFDTAYYYPGLLNLEQMNSASALLFDYSDFSCFCKTGTHVKTNVCKIIDAKWAKQDDHILFTITADRFLRNMVRAIVGTMIDIGKNKLTTDGFKKIIENKDRTAAGFSVPACGLFLDKVTYPEGLML; this comes from the coding sequence TTGCAGCGTTATTTTATTCAATTAGCATACAAGGGAACCAGGTATCACGGCTGGCAGATTCAGCAAAACGCACATTCAGTTCAGGCAGAACTTAATAATGCAATGACTTTGATATTTGAAGAAAAAATAGAATCAACAGGATGCGGAAGAACTGATACAGGTGTGCACGCCAGGGATTTTTACGCTCATTTTGATGCAGAAAGAGCAGATTTAATTCATCCCGATTTTACTTTCAAATTAAATAGACTTTTGCCTAAAGATATAGCTATAAAAAAAATTGTTAAAGTCGTGGAGCATTCGCATGCACGCTATGATGCAGTTTCCAGGACATATAAATATTATATTGTACAAAAAAAAGATCCATTTAATTTCGATACGGCTTATTATTATCCAGGATTATTGAATTTGGAACAAATGAATAGTGCATCAGCTCTGCTTTTTGATTATTCTGATTTTAGTTGCTTTTGCAAAACAGGTACACATGTAAAAACAAATGTTTGCAAAATAATAGATGCTAAATGGGCAAAACAGGATGATCACATTTTGTTTACCATTACAGCCGATCGTTTTTTAAGAAACATGGTAAGGGCAATTGTAGGAACAATGATTGACATTGGAAAAAATAAATTAACTACTGATGGTTTTAAAAAAATCATAGAGAATAAAGATCGTACTGCTGCGGGTTTTTCTGTTCCTGCTTGTGGATTGTTTTTAGATAAAGTTACCTATCCGGAGGGCTTGATGTTATGA
- a CDS encoding carboxypeptidase regulatory-like domain-containing protein — protein MPLLVLFFYSCKKDAGEGGGASISGKLFSKNFHSPEAPYTEDDIEADKKIYITYGDEKIPDDDTRTGIDGSFKFSYLRKGTYNIFTYSLNPASASDDSEIPVIQTVEITKNNQQITLDDLVIYEKADNNGSSTIRGRVFVKKYISSFTFVVDSFYVADEDVFAVYGREFGISKRIRTSHDGSFEFSNLRKGTYSIYVLSKDKEMQTSTNIPVLKEVKITANNQVVVMPDIVIAK, from the coding sequence ATGCCACTTTTGGTCCTATTTTTTTATAGTTGCAAAAAGGATGCAGGAGAAGGTGGAGGAGCTAGCATTTCGGGAAAACTGTTCAGTAAAAATTTTCATTCTCCTGAAGCTCCTTATACTGAAGATGACATTGAAGCAGACAAGAAAATTTACATAACTTATGGAGATGAAAAAATACCTGATGATGATACTCGGACAGGGATTGATGGTAGTTTTAAATTTTCATATTTAAGAAAAGGCACATACAACATTTTTACATATTCCCTTAATCCGGCATCCGCTTCTGATGATAGTGAAATACCGGTTATACAAACGGTAGAAATAACAAAAAACAATCAGCAGATAACACTTGATGATCTTGTTATTTATGAAAAGGCCGATAACAATGGCAGTTCTACCATAAGAGGAAGAGTGTTTGTGAAAAAATACATCTCATCCTTTACTTTTGTTGTTGATTCCTTTTATGTTGCAGATGAAGATGTATTTGCCGTGTATGGCAGAGAATTTGGAATTAGCAAAAGGATAAGAACCTCACATGATGGTTCATTTGAATTTTCTAACCTTAGAAAAGGCACCTATAGTATTTACGTTCTTTCAAAAGATAAGGAAATGCAAACCTCAACAAATATCCCTGTTCTAAAAGAAGTTAAAATAACCGCAAACAACCAGGTAGTGGTTATGCCAGATATAGTTATAGCTAAATAA
- a CDS encoding polyphosphate polymerase domain-containing protein yields the protein MLQQFKQISLAEMDKVKLQDRVDTKYSFQAKLLPVLLEMLCPFYKIVEINGNRLNSYHSIYFDTPKLDMFIDHHRGKNNRVKIRLRNYVESNLSFFEIKKKNNKGRTIKNRIKVNGLSEKLNEELKSFLNSFDSTIPLNLTQTLTVDYNRITLVGINDPERLTLDINLSFNSGSNSCNFNNIVVAELKQEKPNPSSIAVKALHSLHIREGFMSKYCLGISCLYSGVKKNLFNSRIRYIKNLNSI from the coding sequence ATGCTTCAACAGTTTAAACAAATATCTCTTGCTGAAATGGATAAGGTAAAACTCCAAGACAGGGTTGATACTAAGTACTCCTTTCAGGCAAAACTACTTCCTGTTTTACTTGAAATGCTTTGCCCATTTTATAAAATTGTTGAAATAAATGGAAACAGGCTAAATAGTTATCATTCAATTTATTTTGATACTCCCAAACTGGATATGTTTATTGACCATCACAGGGGAAAGAACAACAGGGTGAAAATACGCTTGCGTAATTATGTAGAATCAAATCTGAGCTTTTTTGAAATAAAAAAAAAGAACAATAAAGGAAGAACCATAAAAAACAGAATTAAGGTAAATGGTTTATCTGAAAAGCTTAATGAAGAATTAAAAAGTTTTTTAAATTCATTTGATTCAACTATCCCTCTGAATTTAACACAAACACTCACTGTAGATTACAATAGAATTACATTGGTTGGAATTAATGACCCCGAACGACTTACCCTTGATATAAATCTTTCTTTTAATTCGGGTTCAAATTCATGCAATTTTAATAACATTGTGGTTGCTGAACTCAAGCAGGAAAAGCCAAATCCGTCTTCTATAGCAGTAAAAGCGCTGCATTCACTGCATATAAGGGAAGGATTTATGAGTAAATATTGCCTTGGCATAAGCTGTCTTTATAGTGGTGTTAAAAAAAATTTATTTAATTCGCGTATCCGATACATTAAAAATCTCAACTCAATATGA
- a CDS encoding DUF4956 domain-containing protein has product MDFFLSLLINIITVILIIRFIYYPNYKNQDSLFTFFLFNIIVFVLMYLLNQIKISLGAAFGLFAVFSMLRYRTENITAKEMTYLFIVIAVGLISAVRLDTMELIMINSVIILITYALDGNILFKREYSKLVQYENIELIKPERHLELIEDLKNRTGLKIRRIDIIKMDFLRDTASIKVYYHN; this is encoded by the coding sequence ATGGACTTCTTTTTGAGTCTTTTAATAAATATTATAACAGTTATTCTTATCATTCGTTTTATTTATTATCCAAATTATAAGAACCAGGACTCCCTTTTTACTTTTTTCCTTTTCAACATTATCGTATTCGTTCTTATGTATCTTCTTAACCAGATAAAAATATCTCTTGGAGCTGCCTTTGGATTGTTTGCAGTTTTTTCAATGCTTAGGTATAGAACAGAAAATATTACTGCAAAAGAAATGACCTACCTGTTTATAGTAATAGCTGTAGGACTTATTTCTGCTGTAAGGCTTGATACAATGGAATTAATAATGATAAACAGTGTTATTATTCTTATTACTTATGCCCTTGATGGCAACATATTGTTTAAAAGGGAATATTCAAAATTAGTTCAATATGAAAATATTGAATTAATAAAGCCTGAACGTCATTTAGAACTCATTGAGGATTTAAAAAACAGAACAGGATTAAAAATCCGCAGAATAGATATAATTAAAATGGATTTTTTAAGAGATACGGCTTCAATAAAAGTGTATTACCACAATTAA
- a CDS encoding DUF2490 domain-containing protein — protein sequence MEFKKACISLLFFILSFPLFAQQKDFEVWTGIKYKTVHSRRIATTLTLQSRLNENMMHFSIAFADFNLAYRLSKNVEVSGAYVFVRKNTLKNGFLTHHQYYGALGYEKKINGISINYDFILQNNHKDFINDAREMIPRTAGRNKVKLEYKIKKSYLPFVYSELKHQLSRFEFPELSRIRLGAGLGYRLNTTSRIEIYYLYQHFFSNQPKQRYVLGLSYKIRAF from the coding sequence ATGGAATTTAAGAAAGCCTGTATTTCGCTCTTGTTTTTTATTTTGAGTTTTCCATTATTTGCGCAGCAAAAAGATTTTGAGGTTTGGACTGGAATTAAATATAAAACAGTTCATTCAAGGAGAATTGCAACTACTCTAACCCTTCAATCACGGTTGAATGAAAACATGATGCATTTTTCTATTGCTTTTGCAGATTTTAATTTAGCCTATCGCCTTTCTAAGAATGTAGAAGTATCAGGGGCATATGTATTTGTTAGAAAAAACACCTTGAAAAATGGTTTTTTAACTCATCATCAATATTATGGAGCTTTAGGTTATGAGAAGAAAATAAATGGAATAAGTATAAATTATGATTTTATTCTTCAAAACAATCACAAGGATTTTATTAACGATGCCAGGGAAATGATTCCCAGGACTGCCGGAAGAAATAAAGTTAAGCTGGAATATAAAATTAAGAAATCCTATCTCCCTTTTGTTTATTCTGAATTAAAACATCAGCTCTCACGATTTGAATTTCCTGAATTAAGCCGAATTAGGTTAGGGGCAGGATTGGGTTACAGGCTAAATACTACTTCAAGAATTGAAATTTATTACCTTTATCAGCATTTTTTCTCAAACCAACCAAAGCAAAGATATGTGCTTGGCTTAAGTTATAAAATTCGTGCCTTTTAA
- a CDS encoding pseudouridylate synthase: protein MVAIDAYFTPFDKSIENYLLPEKFTFPFEYTPHPLCLLAVEKLQIYIQKQKEWEHNFGLEQGKAGIIIGKMFGVLLVKTRHNEIGFIAAFSGKLAGGYHHSKFVPPVFDALTKGSFLNVGMEELTRINQEIKTLQESKSAENIQKTEALKKLRKKNSSALQEKLFDQYYFLNQAGKAKNLRDVFQKNSNKNPPSGAGECAAPKLLHYAFQNNMKPLAMAEFWWGLSPKSAFWKHGHFYPACREKCEPILSHMLEGMELDEIRK, encoded by the coding sequence TTGGTAGCCATAGACGCTTATTTTACCCCTTTTGATAAATCAATTGAGAATTATTTATTGCCTGAAAAGTTTACATTCCCTTTTGAATATACCCCTCATCCATTGTGTTTATTAGCTGTAGAAAAACTTCAAATTTATATACAAAAGCAAAAAGAATGGGAACATAATTTTGGCCTGGAGCAAGGAAAAGCAGGGATAATTATTGGAAAAATGTTTGGTGTTTTGTTGGTTAAAACCCGGCATAATGAAATTGGTTTTATTGCAGCATTTTCAGGTAAATTGGCAGGAGGTTACCACCATTCTAAATTTGTTCCCCCGGTTTTTGATGCACTTACAAAAGGCAGTTTTTTAAATGTTGGAATGGAAGAGCTTACCCGAATAAATCAAGAAATAAAAACACTTCAAGAATCCAAGTCAGCTGAAAATATACAGAAAACGGAAGCTCTTAAAAAATTGCGAAAGAAAAACTCATCCGCCCTTCAAGAAAAGCTTTTTGATCAATACTATTTTCTGAATCAGGCAGGGAAGGCAAAAAATTTAAGGGATGTTTTTCAAAAGAACTCAAACAAAAATCCACCAAGCGGAGCAGGAGAATGTGCAGCCCCAAAGCTTTTACATTATGCATTTCAAAATAACATGAAACCTTTGGCAATGGCTGAGTTTTGGTGGGGTTTATCTCCTAAATCAGCCTTTTGGAAACATGGCCATTTTTACCCTGCCTGCCGCGAAAAATGCGAACCTATTTTATCCCATATGCTTGAAGGCATGGAACTGGATGAAATACGGAAATAA
- a CDS encoding TIM44-like domain-containing protein — protein MKKTVQLLILLMFLFSCATSLYARAGGGGGGDSSSGSSSSGSSSSSYSSSSSSNSSGNTVDAPPWVVKGVIGFVSCFVIFILFNVIRELIYSKRKPGQSPSKRKDNNQAVFDNVFLSANPGFDKTVFKTKVKTAFMAIQKAWEEQDLSLVRNWISDGVYQRFCLQFDMMKHLGQKNILSNISITKIHFIKASLESSYSIITVAIYFKMDDRFISEKLPELTKNYTGEAAMEYWTFVKKSGAVLNDLYSSSSCPNCGDELSKTGGQISKCPSCSTVTYLGDYDWVLSEITQEADYSEDTSLCIEDEKLETLRTEEEFCIQNMEDKASNAFVHYLFASAWNKTLHFKRFATDEVISKIEKEKDEPYIFNRMYINRVTCSNYNCTEDTHNLIFVIVYSAQKVMHKDNKIKKLNRDVESFRTAITLSRKIGKASSKSKLWSHECSNCGSPYGDSINSQCDYCKEKINSTKHDWIVTGILD, from the coding sequence ATGAAAAAAACGGTTCAACTTTTAATCCTTCTGATGTTTCTATTTTCATGCGCTACTTCGCTTTATGCAAGGGCTGGTGGCGGTGGTGGAGGTGACAGCAGTTCAGGTTCATCTTCTTCAGGGTCCTCCTCCTCTTCATATTCCTCTTCATCGAGCAGTAATTCATCAGGCAATACCGTTGATGCCCCACCTTGGGTTGTAAAAGGGGTAATTGGTTTTGTTTCATGCTTTGTAATATTCATTCTATTTAATGTTATCAGAGAACTTATTTATTCAAAACGAAAACCTGGGCAATCCCCATCAAAGCGAAAAGATAACAACCAAGCTGTTTTTGACAATGTCTTTTTATCTGCAAATCCTGGCTTTGACAAAACCGTTTTTAAAACCAAAGTAAAAACTGCTTTTATGGCAATCCAAAAGGCATGGGAGGAGCAAGACCTTTCCTTGGTGAGAAACTGGATAAGTGATGGTGTATACCAGCGTTTTTGTTTACAGTTTGATATGATGAAACATTTGGGACAGAAAAATATACTTTCCAATATTTCCATTACTAAAATTCATTTTATTAAAGCTTCCCTGGAGAGCAGTTATAGTATTATAACAGTGGCCATTTACTTTAAAATGGATGACCGTTTTATTTCAGAAAAACTACCTGAACTCACTAAAAACTACACAGGGGAAGCGGCTATGGAATACTGGACTTTTGTTAAAAAATCAGGCGCTGTCCTTAATGACCTTTACTCCAGTAGTTCTTGCCCAAATTGTGGAGATGAATTAAGCAAAACAGGTGGTCAGATTAGCAAATGCCCATCCTGCTCAACAGTTACATATCTTGGGGATTATGATTGGGTTTTATCAGAAATAACACAGGAAGCTGATTATTCAGAAGATACTTCCCTTTGCATAGAGGATGAAAAACTAGAAACCCTTAGAACCGAAGAAGAATTTTGTATACAAAACATGGAGGATAAAGCCTCCAATGCATTTGTTCATTACTTGTTTGCATCTGCCTGGAATAAAACCCTGCATTTTAAACGGTTTGCAACAGATGAGGTTATTTCTAAAATTGAAAAAGAAAAGGATGAGCCATACATATTCAATCGAATGTACATTAACCGGGTTACATGTTCCAATTATAATTGCACAGAAGACACTCATAATCTCATCTTTGTTATTGTTTATTCTGCCCAAAAAGTAATGCATAAGGATAACAAAATAAAAAAATTAAATCGTGATGTGGAGTCGTTTCGAACTGCTATTACGCTGAGTCGAAAAATTGGAAAGGCCTCTTCCAAAAGCAAATTATGGAGTCATGAATGTTCAAATTGCGGTTCTCCATATGGAGATTCAATTAACTCCCAATGCGATTACTGCAAGGAAAAAATAAATTCCACAAAACATGATTGGATAGTCACTGGAATTTTAGATTGA
- a CDS encoding lamin tail domain-containing protein — MKKILFLLFFPLMVNAQSITDNFSDGNFTADPIWTGSTSDFTINTNFQLQLNSSLAGTSYLSTPSAGTSIDNMEWQFFIQLSFSPSINNLSRVYLSSDNTNLTGSLNGYYLKFGENGSLDAVELYRQSGTISTLVCRGSDGLIANAFTIRVKVKRNNLGLWNVFADPNGGYNFISQASGTDNTYNTSGFFGVHCQYTVSNITKFYFDDFYSGPFIIDNTAPLVQSVKVLSTTELEVIFSEGVSATEAENTFNYSADNGLGNPLSAVRNNLNPALVNLTFATSFADGINNLLTVSNIKDFAGNTLISSDHNFYHYTVKQYDIVLNELMVDPSPVIGLPDYEYIELYNTTSLPINVKNWTFSHGTTNRTLPEVIIAPFGYLLLCAPAALAELQQFGNVVAVTSLSSSALTNSGTSISLKDGTGATIHAIQYDDTWYMDNIKKEGGWSLEQIDPENPCGGKGNWKASVNGMGGTPGSKNSIYGINPDIVAPKVISTCVITGNSIEIIFSEPVQGAALTSLSSYIIDNGIGVPSGVTLQGTLVSSIVLTLSSTLLPEVIYTLAINSGINDCAGNTMAGQNIKFAIHQAKPFDVVINELMIKADPVVGLPDQEYLELYNRTDFPVNLNGWTITIGNTTKSFPCISIMPNDYLIVCNSTAVDVFSTFGSTTGIASLGTLANTGGTVTIKNQTGEIISTVSYLDSWYKNNNKSGGGWSLEQIDPLNPCGGINNWKASNDLSGGTPGKINSTYSLNPDNKTPQLIRVSIIDSITIRLYFNEPLSAQTIGNVLSYSIDNDMGNPLMAIGIEPEFNSVILKLPSSIKSEIIYTVTLTQDIRDCVGNQINVSESSARFAIAESCVGNDIIINEILFNPKDMGVDFVEIFNRSNKIINLKEIRLSTAEATTGELSSIKDIDTVGYILFPGDFLVLSTNPVIVQEHYETDNEKAFLKMASLPSFTNLEGRVVLSKKDNTIVDRFDYTEKMHFPLLNNLKGVSLERIDPERPSSDNSNWHSAAESVGFATPGYLNSQFKRIVPAEDPIGIEPKIFSPDNDGFNDVVNISYKLDNPGYVGSITIFDAQGRIVRYLMKSELLGTEGIISWDGINEGREKASIGIYIIYFEIFDLSGNVKKYKKTCVLGAKL; from the coding sequence ATGAAAAAAATTCTTTTTCTGCTGTTCTTTCCTTTAATGGTAAACGCTCAAAGCATAACAGATAATTTCAGTGATGGAAATTTTACCGCAGATCCAATATGGACAGGAAGCACAAGTGACTTTACAATAAACACAAATTTTCAACTTCAGTTAAATTCAAGCCTTGCTGGTACATCTTACCTTTCTACACCCAGTGCCGGAACCTCAATTGATAATATGGAATGGCAGTTTTTTATTCAACTTAGCTTTTCTCCTTCAATAAATAATCTTTCAAGGGTTTACCTTTCCTCTGATAATACGAATCTAACTGGTTCCTTAAATGGTTATTATCTAAAGTTTGGAGAAAATGGTTCGCTGGATGCGGTAGAGCTTTATCGCCAAAGCGGAACTATCTCTACCCTGGTTTGCCGTGGTTCTGATGGCCTTATTGCCAATGCTTTTACAATCAGGGTGAAGGTTAAAAGAAATAATTTGGGTTTATGGAATGTATTTGCAGATCCTAATGGAGGGTACAACTTTATAAGTCAGGCTAGTGGTACTGATAACACGTATAATACAAGTGGTTTTTTTGGTGTTCATTGTCAATACACAGTTTCTAATATTACCAAATTTTATTTTGACGATTTTTATTCAGGACCTTTTATAATTGACAACACTGCTCCTTTAGTTCAAAGCGTAAAAGTATTATCCACAACAGAGTTGGAAGTAATATTCAGTGAGGGGGTTTCAGCTACTGAGGCAGAAAACACCTTTAATTATTCAGCAGATAATGGTTTAGGTAATCCACTTAGCGCAGTTCGCAACAATTTAAATCCAGCATTGGTTAACCTCACTTTTGCCACTTCTTTTGCTGATGGCATTAATAATTTACTTACCGTAAGTAACATAAAAGATTTTGCTGGAAATACTTTAATTAGCTCTGATCATAATTTTTACCATTATACTGTTAAGCAATATGATATTGTATTGAATGAATTAATGGTTGATCCTAGTCCTGTAATTGGATTGCCGGATTATGAATATATTGAGCTTTATAATACCACATCTTTACCAATAAATGTTAAAAACTGGACCTTCTCTCATGGCACTACTAACCGAACTTTACCTGAAGTAATTATTGCCCCTTTTGGTTATTTATTATTATGTGCACCTGCTGCCCTGGCAGAGCTTCAGCAATTTGGAAATGTAGTAGCTGTAACAAGTTTATCAAGTTCTGCTCTTACAAATTCAGGAACTTCCATTTCATTAAAAGATGGAACAGGAGCCACAATTCATGCCATACAATATGATGACACATGGTATATGGATAATATAAAAAAAGAAGGTGGTTGGTCTCTGGAACAAATTGATCCGGAAAATCCCTGTGGAGGAAAAGGAAACTGGAAGGCCTCAGTGAATGGAATGGGAGGCACTCCCGGAAGTAAAAACTCCATTTATGGAATAAACCCTGACATTGTTGCACCCAAAGTAATTAGCACGTGTGTGATTACTGGAAACAGCATAGAAATTATATTTAGCGAACCTGTTCAAGGTGCGGCTTTAACTAGCCTTTCTTCTTATATTATCGATAATGGCATTGGAGTGCCTTCAGGGGTAACATTGCAGGGAACTCTTGTTTCCTCAATTGTTTTGACCCTATCCAGTACTCTGCTGCCTGAGGTTATTTATACACTTGCAATTAACAGCGGAATTAATGATTGTGCAGGAAATACAATGGCAGGGCAAAACATAAAGTTTGCAATCCACCAGGCAAAGCCTTTTGATGTTGTAATAAATGAACTTATGATTAAGGCTGATCCTGTTGTTGGTTTACCTGATCAGGAATACTTAGAATTATATAACCGCACTGATTTTCCTGTTAATTTGAACGGGTGGACAATTACAATTGGAAATACAACCAAAAGTTTTCCTTGCATTAGCATAATGCCCAATGATTATTTAATAGTATGCAATTCTACTGCAGTAGATGTTTTTTCGACCTTTGGTTCAACAACAGGCATCGCTTCTTTGGGTACACTTGCAAATACAGGTGGAACGGTAACAATTAAAAATCAAACAGGAGAAATAATATCAACTGTATCTTATTTGGATTCCTGGTATAAAAACAACAATAAATCGGGTGGTGGTTGGTCTTTGGAGCAAATTGACCCCTTAAATCCATGTGGGGGAATTAACAATTGGAAAGCTTCAAATGACCTTTCAGGCGGAACCCCTGGGAAAATAAATTCAACTTATTCTTTAAATCCTGATAACAAAACTCCTCAATTGATTCGGGTTTCAATAATAGATTCCATAACGATTAGATTGTATTTTAATGAACCGCTTAGTGCCCAAACTATTGGCAATGTGCTTTCTTACTCAATTGACAATGATATGGGAAATCCTTTGATGGCAATTGGGATCGAACCTGAATTTAATTCTGTAATTCTTAAGCTTCCATCTTCAATTAAAAGTGAAATCATTTATACAGTTACCCTAACACAGGATATCAGGGATTGTGTAGGAAATCAAATTAATGTAAGCGAAAGTTCTGCACGCTTTGCAATTGCTGAATCTTGTGTAGGTAATGATATTATTATTAATGAAATCTTATTCAATCCCAAAGATATGGGTGTTGACTTTGTTGAGATTTTTAATCGTTCAAACAAAATTATTAATTTAAAAGAAATAAGACTTTCAACTGCTGAGGCTACCACTGGTGAATTATCTTCAATAAAGGACATTGATACTGTTGGTTACATTTTATTTCCGGGTGATTTTCTTGTTTTATCCACTAACCCGGTAATTGTTCAGGAGCATTATGAAACTGATAATGAAAAGGCTTTTTTAAAGATGGCCTCATTGCCTTCTTTTACGAATTTAGAAGGCAGAGTAGTGCTTTCAAAAAAGGACAATACCATAGTTGACAGATTTGATTATACAGAAAAAATGCATTTTCCATTATTGAATAATCTTAAAGGTGTTTCTCTTGAGCGTATTGATCCTGAAAGGCCAAGCAGCGATAATTCCAACTGGCATTCGGCAGCAGAAAGTGTTGGCTTTGCAACCCCAGGATACTTAAATTCGCAATTTAAAAGAATTGTGCCTGCGGAAGATCCAATAGGTATTGAACCCAAAATATTTTCACCAGACAATGATGGTTTCAATGATGTTGTAAACATCAGTTATAAACTGGATAACCCAGGTTATGTGGGTAGTATCACCATATTTGATGCCCAGGGAAGAATTGTAAGGTATTTGATGAAAAGCGAACTGCTTGGTACTGAAGGAATAATTTCCTGGGATGGAATTAACGAAGGTAGAGAGAAAGCTTCTATTGGAATTTACATTATTTATTTTGAGATTTTTGATCTCTCAGGAAATGTAAAAAAATATAAAAAGACTTGTGTGCTCGGTGCAAAATTGTAA